A stretch of DNA from Deinococcus radiopugnans ATCC 19172:
GCTCTTTCTCCTCAAGCCGCCACAGCCTGGCCCTTCAGCGCGCGGCCCGCGATGATCTCGGTCAGCGCGATGGCCCCGCCGCCCAGCAGCAGGTGAAAGACCTGGATGATCCAATGTAGGTCACCCGGCAGCAAGCGGAACTGCATGACCCCGATGGCGGGAACCACCAGGCTCCAGACGAGGGCCAGCCCCAGCAGCCCCGGCGCGACGCCCCGGCTGAAGCCGAGAACGGCCATCAGCAGCAGCGCAATCGAGACCAGAGAGCCCAGGCCCTGGTGGGCGCTGAGCAGGGCGGACCCGCTACCGCCCCAGAACGCCAGCCCCATGCCCAGGGCCACGATGCCGGCGATGCGAATGATCCAGCGAAGAAGAAGAATGGGATTGGTCATGGCAGCACTCCTTGAGCGGTCAGGCTGATGGGAATGGGTGGATAAAGAAGAAGGGCCTCGGTCAGGAAATGGGCGGGCCACCCTACTCCCGGAGCCGCCCGTCCACGATGCTCACCACGCGGTCACACAGGTCCAGCACACGCTCATCATGGGTGACCATCACGGCGGCCTTGCCGTGGGCATGCACCTGCTGGGCCAGCAACTCCACCACCTCACGGCCCCGCACGCTGTCCAGGCTGGCGGTGGGTTCATCGGCCAGGATCAGTTGCGGATCGTTCATCAGCGCGCGGGCGATGGCGACGCGCTGGCGCTGCCCACCGGACAGGGCGTCCGGGAAATGCCGGGCGCGTCCGGACAGGCCCAGCAACCGCAGCAGTTCTTCAGCCCGCTCTCGGGCGTCCCAGCCATCCTCACCGGCCAGGTGCGGCACCAGGGTGAGCTGCTCACGGACGTTCAGGTATGGAATCAGGTTGCTGCTCTGCAGCACAAAGCCCAGGTTCTTCAGCCGGAAGGCGGGCAGCCCCGCGTCGGACAGGGCCGTCAAATCCTGACCGGCGATCCTGACCTTCCCGCCTGTGGGCCGCAGCAGCGCCCCGGCAATCGACAGGAAGGTGCTTTTACCGCTGCCCGAGGGGCCGTTGATGGCCACCAGTTCGCCGGGCTGCACCACCAGGGTGGCTGGATGCAGGGCGGTGATGGTGCCGTCGCCGTCGCCGTAGGTCTTGCTGACGTCTTGAAGGACGAGGGTGGGGGTGAGCAGGGCGGAACTGGACGGAGAGCCGGGGGCGGTCTGCGGGCGGGGGGCGGTAAGGGTCATGGCGTACTCCTGAATTTGTTGGGAAAAAGGGCAAACGGTTGGTCAACAGGTCTGGACTATCTGGCTCAGGCCCCTGCATACGTCAGGTCACGGTGCCGATGGCGATCAGCGGATCTACCCTGGCGACGGTGCGCAGGCTCAGCAGGCTGCTCAGGGCGGCCACCACGATCAAGAGCGCCGAAGCGGAGAGCAGCGTGGGCAGCGTCAGCGCGAACGGAATGCCGGCGGGCAGCAGGGTCACGATGCCCAGGGTGACCAGGGCGGCGACGGCCACGGCGATGACGGTCAGGAACAGCATCTGCGCGACCAGACTGCCCGCCAGGGTGCGGGTGCTGGCCCCGATGGCCTTGAGCAGCCCGAACTGTGGGGTCTTTTGCAGGGTCAGAACGTAGAAGAACACGGCCATCACGAAGGCGGCCACCACCACCAGGAACACCTGAATCATCGTC
This window harbors:
- a CDS encoding ABC transporter ATP-binding protein, with amino-acid sequence MTLTAPRPQTAPGSPSSSALLTPTLVLQDVSKTYGDGDGTITALHPATLVVQPGELVAINGPSGSGKSTFLSIAGALLRPTGGKVRIAGQDLTALSDAGLPAFRLKNLGFVLQSSNLIPYLNVREQLTLVPHLAGEDGWDARERAEELLRLLGLSGRARHFPDALSGGQRQRVAIARALMNDPQLILADEPTASLDSVRGREVVELLAQQVHAHGKAAVMVTHDERVLDLCDRVVSIVDGRLRE